One genomic region from Stackebrandtia nassauensis DSM 44728 encodes:
- the nuoH gene encoding NADH-quinone oxidoreductase subunit NuoH yields MAEGPDDTLAMFGNDPWWMILIKAVVVFAGLVVLTLLTIWFERKAVAWMQVRPGPNRHGPFGLLQSLADGLKLAFKEDLVPAGADKIVFILAPVISTVCAITAFSIIPLGPEVSIFGVVTPLQLTDLPVGVLLVLACSALGVYGIVLGGWASGSTYSLLGSLRAAAQVISYEIAMGLSIVAVFLTSGTLSTSGIVAAQQEGQTMTFGSVSFEIPGWYALLLLPSFIIFCISVVGETNRAPFDLPEAESELVGGFHTEYSSLKFALFFLAEYINMVTVSAMATTLFLGGWQAPFPASWWPGANEGWFPLIWFFGKVIVLLFGFVWLRGTLPRFRYDQFMRLGWKVLVPVNLVWIVALAGFYAGRESESLATRVSVIGGVGLLVLLALMFWPTRTEYKPPSEPDKGLGGFPVPPLDLEIPPSPSTKQLEAKREPVSAKEGGQ; encoded by the coding sequence ATGGCCGAAGGGCCGGACGACACGCTGGCGATGTTCGGCAACGATCCATGGTGGATGATCCTCATCAAGGCCGTGGTCGTCTTCGCCGGACTCGTCGTGCTGACCCTTTTGACGATCTGGTTCGAGCGCAAGGCCGTCGCCTGGATGCAGGTGCGTCCCGGCCCCAACCGCCACGGCCCCTTCGGTCTGCTGCAGAGCCTCGCCGACGGCCTCAAACTGGCGTTCAAAGAGGACCTGGTCCCGGCCGGAGCCGACAAGATCGTGTTCATCCTGGCGCCGGTCATCTCCACCGTGTGCGCCATCACCGCGTTCTCCATCATCCCGCTGGGCCCCGAGGTCAGCATCTTCGGCGTCGTCACGCCGCTGCAACTGACCGACCTGCCCGTCGGGGTGCTGCTGGTGCTGGCCTGCTCGGCCCTGGGCGTCTACGGCATCGTGCTGGGCGGCTGGGCCTCCGGCTCCACCTACTCGCTGCTGGGATCACTGCGCGCCGCCGCCCAGGTCATCTCCTACGAGATCGCCATGGGCCTGTCCATCGTGGCGGTGTTCCTGACCTCGGGAACCCTGTCCACCTCCGGCATCGTCGCCGCCCAGCAAGAAGGACAGACCATGACCTTCGGGTCGGTGTCCTTCGAGATCCCCGGCTGGTACGCGCTGCTGCTTCTGCCCAGCTTCATCATCTTCTGCATCTCGGTCGTCGGCGAGACCAACCGCGCCCCCTTCGACCTCCCCGAAGCCGAGTCCGAACTGGTCGGTGGTTTCCACACCGAGTACTCGTCACTGAAGTTCGCGCTGTTCTTCCTGGCCGAGTACATCAACATGGTGACGGTCTCCGCGATGGCCACCACCCTGTTCCTGGGCGGCTGGCAGGCCCCGTTCCCGGCCAGCTGGTGGCCGGGCGCCAACGAGGGCTGGTTCCCGCTGATCTGGTTCTTCGGCAAGGTCATCGTGCTGCTGTTCGGCTTCGTGTGGCTGCGCGGTACGCTCCCCAGGTTCCGCTACGACCAGTTCATGCGACTGGGCTGGAAGGTGCTGGTGCCGGTCAACCTCGTGTGGATCGTCGCCCTGGCCGGTTTCTACGCCGGCCGCGAATCCGAGTCGCTGGCCACCCGGGTCTCGGTGATCGGCGGGGTCGGACTGCTGGTGCTGCTGGCACTCATGTTCTGGCCCACCCGCACCGAGTACAAGCCACCGTCCGAACCGGACAAGGGCCTCGGGGGCTTCCCGGTGCCACCGCTGGACCTGGAAATACCACCGTCCCCGAGCACCAAACAGCTCGAAGCCAAGCGAGAGCCCGTCTCCGCGAAGGAAGGAGGGCAGTAA
- the nuoI gene encoding NADH-quinone oxidoreductase subunit NuoI, whose amino-acid sequence MFGTAKSFGVTFAHMFKKQVTEKYPEVRTPTAPRYHGRHILNRHPDGLEKCVGCELCAWACPADAIFVEGGDNTDKTRYSPGERYAVDYQINYARCIFCGLCIEACPTRSLTMSNEYELAADNRRDLIFTKEQLLAPLLEGMEQPPHPMRLGNSEKDYYVKALDNPGTSVGAEKSQAEARQEAAE is encoded by the coding sequence ATGTTCGGAACCGCCAAGAGCTTCGGCGTCACCTTCGCGCACATGTTCAAGAAACAGGTGACCGAGAAGTACCCCGAAGTGCGTACGCCCACCGCGCCGCGTTACCACGGCCGCCACATCCTCAACCGTCACCCCGACGGCCTGGAGAAGTGCGTCGGCTGCGAACTGTGCGCCTGGGCCTGCCCCGCCGACGCGATCTTCGTCGAGGGCGGCGACAACACCGACAAGACCCGGTACTCGCCCGGTGAGCGCTACGCCGTCGACTACCAGATCAACTACGCCCGCTGCATCTTCTGTGGACTGTGCATCGAGGCCTGTCCGACCCGCTCGCTCACCATGAGCAACGAGTACGAGCTGGCCGCCGACAACCGCCGCGACCTCATCTTCACCAAGGAACAGCTGCTGGCTCCGCTGCTGGAGGGCATGGAGCAGCCGCCGCACCCGATGCGGCTGGGCAACTCCGAGAAGGACTACTACGTCAAGGCCCTCGACAACCCCGGCACCAGCGTCGGGGCCGAGAAGTCGCAGGCCGAAGCCCGGCAGGAGGCCGCGGAATGA
- a CDS encoding NADH-quinone oxidoreductase subunit J, whose amino-acid sequence MTHTLLAAGGAVTTGEAITFWILAPIILGGAIGMVLARSAVHSALLLACTMLGLGVIYMLQSGPFIGFVQIIVYTGAIMMLFLFVIMLVGRDSKDSLLETLRGQRIAAIGLGIGMALLLCTGLARGVGAVSAVGLDEANANGNVKGIAAELFTKYVFAFEVTSALLITAAVGAMVLAHVEKAKEDKLGQKKSSRLRFAKGNYPGPKAGPGVFATSDSVATPALLPDGTESERSISPVVPPRELEPAEAAPKPTEGR is encoded by the coding sequence ATGACGCACACACTCCTGGCCGCAGGTGGCGCCGTCACGACCGGTGAGGCCATCACCTTCTGGATCCTGGCGCCGATCATCCTCGGCGGCGCCATCGGCATGGTCCTGGCCCGCTCCGCCGTCCACTCGGCACTGCTGCTGGCCTGCACCATGCTGGGCCTGGGCGTGATCTACATGCTCCAGTCGGGGCCGTTCATCGGCTTCGTCCAGATCATCGTCTACACCGGCGCCATCATGATGCTGTTCCTGTTCGTCATCATGCTGGTGGGCCGCGACTCCAAGGACTCGCTGCTGGAAACCCTGCGCGGCCAACGCATCGCCGCCATCGGATTGGGCATCGGCATGGCCCTTTTGCTGTGCACCGGCCTGGCCCGCGGCGTGGGCGCCGTGTCCGCCGTCGGCCTCGACGAGGCCAACGCCAACGGCAACGTCAAGGGCATCGCCGCCGAACTGTTCACCAAGTACGTCTTCGCCTTCGAGGTCACCTCCGCCCTGCTCATCACCGCCGCCGTCGGCGCGATGGTCCTGGCACACGTCGAGAAGGCCAAAGAGGACAAACTCGGGCAGAAGAAGTCCTCCCGACTGCGGTTCGCCAAGGGCAACTACCCCGGACCCAAGGCCGGACCCGGCGTCTTCGCCACCTCCGACTCGGTGGCCACCCCGGCGCTGCTGCCCGACGGCACCGAAAGCGAACGCTCCATCTCGCCGGTCGTGCCGCCCCGCGAACTCGAACCCGCCGAAGCCGCACCCAAGCCAACGGAGGGCCGCTGA
- the nuoK gene encoding NADH-quinone oxidoreductase subunit NuoK, with amino-acid sequence MTPTFYLVLAAALFTIGAVGVLVRRNAIVVFMCVELMLNAANLTLVTFSRINGSLEGQIMSFYVMVVAAAEVVVGLAIIMSIFRSRRSASVDDANLLKY; translated from the coding sequence ATGACACCAACCTTCTACCTCGTCCTGGCCGCGGCCCTGTTCACCATCGGCGCCGTTGGTGTCCTGGTGCGCCGCAACGCCATCGTCGTGTTCATGTGCGTCGAGCTGATGCTCAACGCCGCGAACCTGACCCTGGTGACCTTCTCGCGCATCAACGGCTCGCTGGAGGGACAGATCATGTCGTTCTACGTCATGGTCGTGGCCGCCGCCGAAGTCGTCGTCGGACTGGCCATCATCATGTCGATCTTTAGATCCCGCCGCTCGGCCTCGGTCGACGACGCCAACCTGCTGAAGTACTAA
- the nuoL gene encoding NADH-quinone oxidoreductase subunit L — MEKIEYATATGALSTVWLLIALPLASAAILFLLGRRADKWGHWLGVASIGAAFALGLTYFLQLSDLSNKSVSLDLFTFIDTGNLKISAGLLFDPLSAVFVLLITGVGFLIHVYAVGYMSHDEGRRRFFAFFNLFAAAMLLLVLGNNYVMTFVGWEGVGLASYLLISFWYTKPSAATAGKKAFIMNRVGDAGFLLAIFAMFATIGSTDFDTVFNGVSGMSTGITLAIGLFLLLGACGKSGQFPLQAWLPDAMEGPTPVSALIHAATMVTAGVYLIARSNPIFNANATAELVVVSIGALTLLIGCVIGCAKDDIKRVLAYSTVSQIGYMFLAVGLGGGAYALGIIHLLAHGFFKAGLFLGAGSVMHGMNDQVDIRRFGGLWKHMKITWVTFGLGYLAIIGLPPLSGFFTKDPIILAAFNREGWQGWLFGSAALLGAGLTAFYMTRLFVLTFHGKKRWTEDIKHPHESPPIMWIPLVLLAFGSIAAGFLMKTSVVEWLTPIFGEHEEAHGKLGHGAVTGLTMAVVAVGVAVAILLFGRGTALQEQPARTQIVRAARANLYADRFNELVFELPGRLLTRALVWVDNRGVDGIVNGLAAAIGGGSARLRRTQTGFVRSYALSILSGAVVVVAALLVVTFG; from the coding sequence GTGGAGAAGATCGAATACGCCACCGCCACCGGTGCGCTTTCCACCGTGTGGCTGCTGATAGCGCTGCCGCTGGCCTCAGCGGCGATCCTGTTCCTGCTGGGCCGCCGCGCCGACAAGTGGGGCCACTGGCTGGGCGTCGCCTCCATCGGCGCCGCCTTCGCCCTGGGACTGACCTACTTCCTGCAACTGTCAGACCTCAGCAACAAGAGCGTGTCGCTGGACCTGTTCACGTTCATCGACACCGGGAACCTCAAGATCTCGGCCGGACTGCTGTTCGACCCGCTGTCAGCGGTGTTCGTACTGCTCATCACCGGCGTCGGATTCCTCATCCACGTCTACGCCGTCGGCTACATGTCCCACGACGAGGGCCGCCGACGCTTCTTCGCGTTCTTCAACCTGTTCGCCGCCGCCATGCTGCTCTTGGTGCTCGGCAACAACTACGTGATGACCTTCGTCGGCTGGGAAGGCGTCGGTCTGGCCTCGTACCTGCTGATCTCCTTCTGGTACACCAAGCCGTCCGCGGCCACCGCCGGCAAGAAGGCGTTCATCATGAACCGCGTCGGCGACGCCGGGTTCCTGCTGGCGATCTTCGCCATGTTCGCCACCATCGGCTCCACCGACTTCGACACCGTCTTCAACGGCGTCTCCGGAATGTCCACCGGCATCACCCTCGCCATCGGACTGTTCCTGCTCCTGGGCGCCTGCGGCAAGTCCGGCCAGTTCCCACTCCAGGCCTGGCTCCCCGACGCCATGGAAGGCCCCACCCCGGTCTCGGCACTGATCCACGCCGCCACCATGGTCACCGCGGGCGTCTACCTGATCGCCCGCTCCAACCCGATCTTCAACGCCAACGCCACCGCCGAACTCGTCGTGGTGTCCATCGGCGCCCTGACCCTCCTCATCGGATGCGTCATCGGCTGCGCCAAGGACGACATCAAACGGGTCCTTGCCTACTCCACCGTCTCCCAGATCGGCTACATGTTCCTGGCCGTGGGACTCGGCGGCGGCGCCTACGCGCTGGGCATCATCCACCTGCTCGCCCACGGCTTCTTCAAGGCCGGACTGTTCCTGGGCGCCGGATCCGTCATGCACGGCATGAACGACCAGGTCGACATCCGCCGCTTCGGCGGACTGTGGAAACACATGAAGATCACCTGGGTCACCTTCGGCCTCGGCTACCTGGCCATCATCGGCCTGCCGCCGCTGTCGGGCTTCTTCACCAAGGACCCGATCATCCTGGCCGCGTTCAACCGCGAAGGCTGGCAGGGCTGGCTGTTCGGCTCCGCCGCGCTGCTGGGCGCCGGACTGACCGCCTTCTACATGACCCGGCTGTTCGTCCTCACCTTCCACGGCAAGAAACGCTGGACCGAGGACATCAAGCACCCGCACGAGTCGCCACCCATCATGTGGATACCACTGGTGCTGCTGGCATTCGGCTCCATCGCCGCCGGTTTCCTCATGAAGACCAGCGTCGTCGAATGGCTGACCCCCATCTTCGGTGAACACGAGGAAGCCCACGGCAAACTCGGGCACGGCGCCGTCACCGGCCTGACCATGGCCGTCGTCGCCGTCGGCGTCGCCGTCGCGATCCTGCTGTTCGGCCGCGGCACCGCACTACAGGAACAACCGGCCCGCACCCAGATCGTGCGCGCCGCCCGCGCCAACCTGTACGCCGACCGCTTCAACGAGCTGGTCTTCGAACTACCCGGACGACTCCTCACCCGCGCACTGGTGTGGGTCGACAACCGCGGCGTCGACGGCATCGTCAACGGCCTCGCCGCCGCGATCGGGGGCGGCTCAGCCCGACTGCGCCGCACCCAGACCGGATTCGTCCGCAGCTACGCCTTGTCCATATTGTCCGGTGCCGTCGTCGTCGTGGCGGCCTTGTTGGTGGTGACATTCGGGTGA
- a CDS encoding NADH-quinone oxidoreductase subunit M, with protein MNSFPYLSAVIVVPLIGALITASVPKGKPKQAKAIALGFSLAVAAITVGAWASYDTGDTGMQLTEHYSWVPAWGLNLSFGMDGIALVMLALTALLTPIVILASWNDAHKRNQPTFFALILALQATMIGTFISTNVLLFYIFFEVMLVPMYFLIGSYGGKRRQYAAVKFFLYSLLGGMVLLAAIIGLWVTTGGVFDFATLTDGKHSIAEGTLQNWLFLGFFIAFAIKAPFFPFHTWLPDAGGAAPAGIAALLVGVMDKIGTFAILRYCLPLFPDASQLFAPLAIALALVGVIYGALVAIGQKDLRRLVAYTSIAHFGFIGVGIFAFTTESASGAVLYMVNHGLATGLLFIVVGMLATRRGSSDIADFGGAGKTLPLLAGTFFIAGLASLALPGTAPFVSEFLILLGTYSANKPVAVIATLGVILAAAYVLWMYQRTMQGTVNVKLDGVPAMKRDLNLREKLVVAPLIVGILALGVYPQPVLDVINPAVEHTLDSVGVTGSADQAATGENK; from the coding sequence GTGAACTCGTTCCCATACCTGTCGGCCGTGATCGTGGTGCCGCTCATCGGCGCCCTCATCACCGCCTCCGTGCCCAAGGGCAAACCGAAGCAAGCCAAGGCCATCGCGCTCGGTTTCTCGCTGGCGGTCGCCGCCATCACCGTCGGCGCCTGGGCGTCGTACGACACCGGCGACACCGGGATGCAGCTGACCGAGCACTACTCCTGGGTACCCGCCTGGGGCCTCAACCTCAGCTTCGGCATGGACGGCATCGCCCTGGTCATGCTCGCCCTGACCGCGCTGCTCACCCCCATCGTCATCCTCGCCAGCTGGAACGACGCCCACAAGCGCAACCAGCCCACGTTCTTCGCCCTCATCCTGGCCCTCCAGGCCACCATGATCGGCACCTTCATCTCCACGAACGTGCTGCTGTTCTACATCTTCTTCGAAGTGATGCTGGTGCCGATGTACTTCCTCATCGGCTCCTACGGCGGCAAACGCCGCCAGTACGCCGCGGTGAAGTTCTTCCTCTACTCACTGCTGGGCGGCATGGTGCTGCTGGCCGCCATCATCGGCCTGTGGGTCACCACCGGCGGCGTCTTCGACTTCGCCACCCTCACCGACGGCAAACACTCCATCGCCGAAGGCACCCTCCAGAACTGGCTGTTCCTCGGCTTCTTCATCGCCTTCGCCATCAAGGCGCCGTTCTTCCCGTTCCACACCTGGCTTCCCGACGCCGGTGGCGCCGCCCCCGCCGGGATCGCCGCGCTGCTCGTCGGCGTCATGGACAAGATCGGCACCTTCGCGATCCTGCGCTACTGCCTGCCGCTGTTCCCCGACGCCAGCCAGCTGTTCGCACCACTGGCCATCGCACTGGCCCTGGTCGGCGTCATCTACGGCGCCCTGGTCGCCATCGGACAAAAGGACCTGCGGCGCCTCGTCGCCTACACGTCCATCGCCCACTTCGGATTCATCGGCGTCGGCATCTTCGCCTTCACCACCGAATCCGCCTCCGGCGCCGTCCTCTACATGGTCAACCACGGCCTGGCCACCGGCCTGCTGTTCATCGTCGTGGGCATGCTCGCCACCCGCCGCGGCTCCAGCGACATCGCCGACTTCGGCGGCGCCGGAAAGACGCTGCCCCTGCTGGCCGGCACCTTCTTCATCGCCGGACTCGCCTCGCTGGCACTGCCCGGCACCGCGCCGTTCGTGTCCGAGTTCCTGATCCTCCTGGGCACCTACAGCGCCAACAAACCCGTCGCCGTCATCGCCACCCTCGGCGTCATCCTGGCCGCCGCCTACGTCCTGTGGATGTACCAGCGGACCATGCAGGGCACCGTCAACGTCAAACTCGACGGCGTCCCGGCCATGAAACGCGACCTCAACCTCCGCGAGAAACTCGTCGTGGCTCCCCTGATCGTCGGGATCCTCGCCCTCGGCGTATACCCGCAACCCGTCCTCGACGTCATCAACCCCGCCGTCGAACACACCCTTGACAGCGTCGGCGTCACCGGTTCCGCAGACCAGGCCGCAACGGGAGAGAACAAGTGA
- the nuoN gene encoding NADH-quinone oxidoreductase subunit NuoN produces the protein MNDIQLPNIDYAALSPLLIVLGAACVGILVEAIAPRRLRYPIQVPLTLLTLVAGLIAVIANIGKNAPVFTTKDGARVDAVVIDGPGLFLSGTILVLGIVSTLLIAERRIAPGGAFVAHAAVTADSKADAQQSREPGASEVFPLTLFSIGGMMLFCTAGDLLTMFVALEVFSLPLYLLCGLARRRRLLSQESAMKYFLLGAFASAFFVYGVALLYGYAESVQLTDINAAILDSDNAEVLLLAGLAMLTVGLLFKAAAVPFHVWTPDVYTGAPTPITALMAACTKVAAFGGLLRVFNVAFGNAGDPNRTSLLWEWEPLLTAVAIATMVVGAILAVTQTDIKRLLAYSSIANAGYLLVGVIALDQATGATMFYLAAYGFTVLAAFAIVTLVRDADGEATHLSRWAGLAKRSPRFAVIFTVLMLAFAGIPLTSGFAAKFEVFSSALSAGNTGLVIVGVLSSVILAFPYLKVVVLLWLNEPVEDAPAVSIPSFATGAAVTVGVVATILLGVAPQLLINVVESAGPFLAK, from the coding sequence GTGAACGACATCCAACTGCCCAACATCGACTACGCGGCCCTGTCACCGCTGCTCATCGTCTTGGGCGCGGCCTGCGTCGGCATCCTCGTCGAGGCCATCGCCCCCCGCAGGCTCCGGTACCCCATCCAGGTGCCACTCACCCTGCTCACCCTCGTGGCGGGCCTGATCGCGGTCATCGCCAACATCGGCAAGAACGCCCCCGTCTTCACCACGAAGGACGGCGCCCGCGTCGACGCCGTCGTCATCGACGGACCCGGCCTGTTCCTGTCCGGCACCATCCTCGTGCTCGGCATCGTCTCCACCCTGCTGATCGCCGAACGCCGCATCGCACCCGGCGGCGCATTCGTCGCCCACGCCGCCGTCACCGCCGACTCCAAGGCCGACGCCCAACAGTCCCGCGAACCCGGCGCCTCCGAGGTCTTCCCGCTGACGCTGTTCTCCATCGGCGGCATGATGCTGTTCTGCACCGCCGGGGACCTGCTCACCATGTTCGTGGCCCTGGAAGTCTTCTCACTCCCGCTGTACCTGCTGTGCGGCCTGGCCCGCCGCCGCCGACTCCTGTCCCAGGAATCGGCCATGAAGTACTTCCTGCTCGGCGCGTTCGCGTCCGCGTTCTTCGTCTACGGCGTCGCCCTCCTCTACGGCTACGCCGAAAGCGTCCAGCTGACCGACATCAACGCCGCCATCCTCGACTCCGACAACGCCGAAGTCCTGCTGCTGGCCGGACTCGCGATGCTCACCGTCGGCCTGCTCTTCAAGGCCGCCGCCGTCCCGTTCCACGTGTGGACCCCCGACGTCTACACCGGAGCACCCACACCCATCACCGCCCTCATGGCCGCCTGCACCAAGGTCGCGGCCTTCGGCGGCCTGCTGCGCGTCTTCAACGTCGCCTTCGGCAACGCCGGCGACCCCAACCGCACCAGCCTGCTGTGGGAATGGGAACCCCTGCTGACCGCCGTGGCCATCGCCACCATGGTCGTGGGCGCCATCCTGGCCGTCACCCAGACCGACATCAAACGACTGCTGGCCTACTCGTCCATCGCCAACGCCGGCTACCTCCTCGTCGGCGTCATCGCCCTCGACCAGGCCACCGGCGCCACCATGTTCTACCTGGCCGCCTACGGCTTCACCGTCCTGGCCGCGTTCGCCATCGTCACCCTGGTCCGCGACGCCGACGGCGAGGCCACCCACCTGTCCCGCTGGGCCGGACTCGCGAAACGCTCACCCCGCTTCGCCGTCATCTTCACCGTCCTCATGCTCGCCTTCGCCGGAATCCCACTCACATCGGGATTCGCGGCCAAGTTCGAAGTGTTCTCCTCCGCGCTGTCGGCCGGGAACACCGGGCTGGTCATCGTCGGTGTGCTGTCCAGCGTCATCCTCGCCTTCCCGTACCTGAAGGTCGTGGTCCTGCTGTGGCTCAACGAACCCGTCGAGGACGCACCAGCGGTGTCCATCCCCAGCTTCGCGACCGGAGCCGCCGTGACCGTCGGCGTCGTCGCGACGATCCTGCTGGGCGTCGCGCCGCAGCTGCTCATCAACGTCGTCGAGAGCGCCGGACCGTTCCTGGCTAAATAG
- the glmU gene encoding bifunctional UDP-N-acetylglucosamine diphosphorylase/glucosamine-1-phosphate N-acetyltransferase GlmU: MSAQRSVIVLAAGEGKRMKSALPKCVMPMLGRSLVGHVLHAAGVLGAQRTFVVVGHKADEVSAHVAHVAPGAESVLQAEQLGTGHAVRTAMDAAGELEGTVVVLYGDTPLLTSETLSAFMEAHEASGNAASVLTAVVDDPAALGRIVRGSDGEFEAIVEFRDATEEQRAISEINSGIYAFEASALREKLGLLKGDNDQGEEYLTDVLGMLRADGSRVGTHTAADVDDTLGANDRAQLAQLQAIMRDRINVAVMRSGVTLDDPASTLIDATVSIEPDVTIRPGVQLRGATSVGSGAEIGPDSTIVDTEVGQRASLVRTHCVGARVGAGVSVGPFAYLRPGARLENASKVGTFVEVKQSTVGPGAKVPHLSYVGDASIGADANLGAGTIVANYDGVAKHHTEVGEAVFVGSNSVLVAPVTVSDGSYVAAGSAVTKSVPPGSLGVARGRQHNSDGWVAKRRAGTKTDKAAQKHQSGD; this comes from the coding sequence GTGAGTGCTCAGCGTTCGGTCATCGTTCTGGCAGCCGGTGAGGGTAAGCGCATGAAGTCGGCGCTGCCGAAGTGTGTGATGCCGATGCTGGGGCGTTCGCTGGTGGGGCATGTGTTGCACGCCGCTGGGGTTTTGGGGGCGCAGCGGACGTTCGTGGTGGTGGGGCACAAGGCCGATGAGGTTTCGGCTCATGTGGCTCATGTGGCGCCGGGGGCGGAGTCGGTGTTGCAGGCGGAGCAGTTGGGGACGGGGCACGCGGTGCGCACGGCCATGGACGCGGCGGGGGAGTTGGAGGGCACCGTCGTGGTCTTGTACGGGGATACGCCGTTGTTGACGTCGGAGACGTTGTCGGCGTTCATGGAGGCGCATGAGGCGTCGGGGAACGCGGCTTCGGTGTTGACGGCGGTGGTGGATGATCCGGCGGCTTTGGGGCGGATCGTGCGGGGTTCGGATGGGGAGTTCGAGGCGATTGTGGAGTTTCGCGACGCTACGGAGGAGCAGCGGGCGATCAGTGAGATCAATTCGGGGATTTACGCGTTCGAGGCTTCGGCGTTGCGGGAGAAGTTGGGGCTTTTGAAGGGGGACAACGATCAGGGGGAGGAGTATTTGACGGACGTGTTGGGGATGCTGCGCGCCGACGGGAGTCGGGTGGGTACTCACACGGCCGCGGACGTGGATGACACGTTGGGGGCGAATGACCGGGCGCAGTTGGCGCAGTTGCAGGCGATCATGCGGGATCGGATCAATGTGGCGGTCATGCGTTCGGGGGTGACTTTGGACGATCCGGCGTCGACGTTGATCGATGCGACGGTGTCGATCGAGCCGGATGTGACGATCCGGCCGGGGGTGCAGTTGCGGGGTGCGACGTCGGTGGGTTCGGGGGCGGAGATCGGCCCGGATTCGACGATTGTGGACACCGAGGTGGGGCAGCGTGCTTCGCTGGTGCGGACGCACTGTGTGGGTGCCCGGGTCGGTGCGGGTGTGAGTGTGGGGCCGTTCGCGTATCTGCGGCCGGGGGCGCGGTTGGAGAACGCGTCGAAGGTGGGGACGTTCGTGGAGGTGAAGCAGTCGACGGTGGGTCCGGGTGCGAAGGTGCCGCATCTGTCGTATGTGGGGGATGCCTCGATCGGGGCGGACGCGAATCTGGGTGCGGGCACGATCGTGGCGAACTACGACGGGGTGGCCAAGCACCACACCGAGGTGGGGGAGGCGGTGTTCGTGGGGTCGAATTCGGTTCTGGTGGCGCCGGTGACGGTGTCGGACGGTTCCTATGTGGCGGCGGGCAGTGCGGTGACGAAGTCGGTGCCGCCGGGGTCGTTGGGCGTGGCTCGGGGGCGGCAGCACAACTCTGACGGTTGGGTGGCGAAGCGTCGGGCGGGGACGAAGACGGACAAGGCCGCACAAAAGCACCAGTCCGGTGACTAG
- a CDS encoding ribose-phosphate diphosphokinase, which yields MASISAANPKSLMLFSGRAFPELAEEIGEHLGVAPTPTDAYAFANGELFVRYRESVRGCDAFVVQSMSAPINRWLMETLIMVDALKRGSAKRITVVLPFYPYARQDKKHRGREPISARLVADLLKTAGADRILTVDLHTAQIQGFFDGPVDHLFAMETLASYMEQKYAGRPLAVVAPDAGRVRVAERWADRMGGVPLAFVHKSRDPLRPNEVVANRVVGDIEGRVCLLVDDMIDTGGTICRAAELLDSAGAADVVIGATHPIFSEPALERLDKAPASEVVVTNTLPLPPGASLEKLTVLSIAPLVAKAISEVFVDGSVTTLFGGLS from the coding sequence ATGGCCAGCATTTCGGCTGCGAATCCGAAGAGTCTGATGTTGTTCTCCGGTCGGGCTTTTCCCGAGCTGGCGGAGGAGATCGGTGAGCATCTGGGGGTGGCTCCGACCCCCACTGACGCGTACGCGTTCGCCAATGGCGAGCTGTTCGTGCGGTATCGGGAGTCGGTGCGTGGTTGCGACGCCTTCGTGGTGCAGTCGATGTCGGCGCCGATCAACCGGTGGTTGATGGAGACGCTGATCATGGTGGACGCGTTGAAGCGCGGGTCGGCGAAGCGGATCACGGTGGTGTTGCCGTTCTATCCGTACGCGCGGCAGGACAAGAAGCACCGGGGGCGGGAGCCGATCTCGGCGCGGCTGGTGGCCGATCTGCTCAAGACGGCGGGTGCGGACCGGATTCTGACGGTTGATCTGCACACGGCTCAGATCCAGGGTTTCTTCGACGGACCGGTTGATCACTTGTTCGCGATGGAGACCCTGGCTTCGTATATGGAGCAGAAGTACGCGGGGCGGCCGTTGGCGGTCGTGGCTCCGGACGCGGGTCGGGTGCGGGTGGCCGAGCGGTGGGCCGACCGGATGGGCGGGGTGCCGTTGGCGTTCGTCCACAAGTCGCGGGACCCGTTGCGGCCCAATGAGGTTGTCGCCAACCGGGTCGTGGGTGACATCGAGGGGCGGGTGTGTCTGCTGGTGGACGACATGATCGACACCGGTGGCACGATCTGTCGGGCGGCGGAGCTTTTGGATTCGGCGGGTGCCGCCGACGTGGTGATCGGGGCGACGCACCCGATCTTCTCGGAGCCGGCGTTGGAGCGCCTGGACAAGGCTCCGGCCAGCGAGGTGGTGGTGACGAACACGCTGCCGTTGCCGCCGGGGGCGTCGTTGGAGAAGTTGACGGTGTTGTCGATCGCGCCGTTGGTGGCCAAGGCGATCTCCGAGGTGTTCGTGGACGGCTCGGTGACGACTCTGTTCGGTGGTCTGTCCTAG